The Fusobacterium polymorphum genome segment ACCTATATATTGGAATACCTTTTTGTCCAACTAAGTGTAAATATTGTTCTTTTGCTTCCTATGAAATAAATGGAGGAGTTGGAAGATTCTATAATGATTTTGTAGAAGCACTTTTAAAAGAAATTCAAATAGTAGGAGATTTTTTAAAAACATATAGTAAAAAAGTATCCTCTATATATTTTGGTGGAGGAACTCCAAGTACTTTAACAGAAGAGGATTTAGAAAAAGTTTTAAAAAAATTACTTGAAAATATAGATATGACAGATGTAAAAGAATTTACTTTTGAAGCAGGTAGAGAGGATTCTTTAAATATTAAAAAGTTAGAAATAATGAAAAAATATTCTGTGGATAGGATAAGTTTAAATCCACAATCATTTAATTTAGAAACTTTGAAAAGGGTAAATAGAAGATTCAATAGAGAAAATTTTGATTTAATTTTTAAAGAAGCAAAAAAATTAGAATTTATCATAAATATGGACTTAATAATAGGTTTGCCAAAGGAGACAACAGAAGAAATTTTAGAAACTTTAAGTCAGTTAAAAGATTATGATATAGATAATTTAACTATACATTGTTTGGCATTTAAAAGAGCCTCAAAATTATTTAAAGAAAGCCAAGAAAGAAATGTTATTGACAGAGCCTTGATTGAAAAGCATATACAAAAAATAGTTGAAGAAAAGTCTATGAAGCCTTATTATATGTATAGGCAAAAAAATATCATTGAATGGGGAGAAAATATAGGTTATTCAAAAGAAGGAAAAGAAAGTATTTTTAATATTGAAATGATAGAGGAAAATCAAAATACTATGGCTCTAGGCGGAGGGGGAATTAGTAAGATAGTTATAGAAGAAAGAAATGGTATAGACTATATAGAAAGATATGTAAATCCCAAAGATCCAGCACTGTATATAAGAGAATTAGATAAAAGATGTAAAGAAAAAATAGAAATGTTTAGGAAGGAGAAGATATGAAAAAGTTGATGTTATTGTTAGGAATATTTAGTCTGTTTTCTTTAAGTTTGTATTCAGCACCAGATTTAAGCAACAATGATTATAAAATAATTATGAGTTCTCAAAATATGAAAGATGAAAAAGAAGAACTTATGGATATTAATAAAGTTAGTGAACAAGATATGTTAGCTAGAAAAGTATCTAAAAGTTATGTAAGTAAAATCATAGAATATAGAGAAATAACTGGTGGTTTTGATAAACTAGAAGATATGAAAAGAATAAAAGGTATAGGAGATGCAACTTATCAAAAATTATCTAAGGTTTTTAAGGTAGGCTCAGAACCAAATAAAAAGATGTTAAATATTAATTCAGCTAATGAGATAACTTTAAAATATTATGGCTTTTCTAAAAAAGAGATTAAAAAAATTCAAAAATATTTAGATAAAAATGATAGAATAACTGATAATATTGAATTTCAAAAGATAGTAAATAAGAAGACTTATGAAAGATTAAAAGATTTAATCAATTATGATGGAGGAAAAAGATAATGGGAAGATTAATAAGAGGAATAAGTAAAAATGCTAGATTTTTTGTGGCAGATACAACAGATGTAGTTCAAGAAGCCTTAGATATACATAAATATGATGAATATTCTATGAAAATATTTGGAAAATTTTGTACTTTGGCAAGCTTGATGGGAGCAACATTAAAAGGAGATGATAAGTTAACTATTAGGACAGATACTGATGGATATATAAAAAATATAGTTGTAACCTCAGATGCCAATGGAAATATAAAAGGTTATCTTGTAAATACAACAGATGAAAATTTTGATAGTTTAGGAAAAGGTACAATGAGAATAATTAAAGATATGGGCTTAAAAGAACCTTATGTAGCAATTAGCAATATTGATTATTCAAATTTACCTAATGATATAAGTGCATTTTTCTATAATTCAGAGCAAATTCCAACAGTTATTTCACTTGCAGTTGAATCTACAAATGATGGTAAAATTCTATGTGCAGGAGCTTTTATGGTGCAATTACTTCCTAATGCAGATGAAGACTTTATAACTAAATTAGAAAGAAAAGCAGAAGCTATAAGACCTATGAATGAGCTAATGAAAGGTGGAATGTCACTTGAAAGAATAATAAATCTTCTATATGATGATATGGACACAGAAGATGATAGTTTAGTTGAGGAATATGAAATCTTAGAAGAAAAAGAAATAAAGTATAACTGTGATTGTAATTCTGAAAGATTTCAAAAAGGTATTATGACACTTGGAAAAGAAGAATTAAAACATATTTTTGAAGAAGAAAAAGAGATTGAAGCTCAATGTCAGTTCTGTGGTAAAAAATATAAGTTCACTGAAAATGATTTTGAAGATATATTGAAAAAATAAATATTAAAATCCCCTAAGGGTGAGGGGATTTTTTATTTTCTATTATATCTCCACCATAACATTAACAAGAACAATATTATTAAAAATGTTGTTCCTCCATCAAAATTGATAGCCTCAATATAAATACTCATAAAAATCGCCCTCCTAAAAAATAGTATTTTCTGTCTTGCTTAAGGACAGAATAAAAGCGTTCATCTAATGAACGCCTTTATCCTAAGCTTAAATTAAATACTATTTTTTAGTTTTCCCCTTAGGGTTGTTACTACATTTAATATAACATAATAAGTTTTAGATGTCAATTAAGAACAAAAAAATAAACTGCTATTGCAAGAATTATAAGTATACTTAAAAAATAGATATCAGATTTTTTTATATCTTTTTTTACAAAAAATGCAGTTGCTAATGTTCCACCAATAGCACCAGGAATAGCCTCATAAATTGAAGGTGCTGTTTTACTAAAACTAAATTTAAAAAGAAAAGTATTTATAACAAATGCAACAATCATAAAAGCTATAAAAAATAAAACAGAATTCAAAATTTTTTTACAAACATTAATATTCATAATAACATACCTCCATATTATTAATTCTATTTACAAAGATTATAACAAAATAATAAAGACTACTCAATATCTTTTATGGTATAATATAACGTAAAATATAAAGATTAGAATAGAGGAAAAAATGAAAGTACTAGTAGTAGGAGATATAGTAGGAAGACCTGGAAGAAACACTTTACAGGTGTTTTTAGAAAAATATAAAGATAATTATGATTTCATTATAGTAAATGGAGAAAATTCAGCAGCTGGTTTTGGAATTACAATAAAGATAGCAGATGAATTTTTATCTTGGGGAGTAGATGTAATAAGTGGAGGAAATCATAGCTGGGATAAAAAAGAAATTTATGAATATATGGATAATTCAGATAGAATTTTAAGACCTGCTAATTATCCAGAAGGAGTTTCTGGAAAAGGTTACACAATTTTAGAAGATAAAAAGGGAAATAAAATAGCTTTAATTTCTTTACAAGGTAGAGTTTTTATGAGTGCTGTTGACTGTCCTTTTAGAACTGCAAAGAAGTTAATAGATGAGATTTCAAAAACAACTAAAAATATAATAGTAGATTTTCATGCAGAAGCAACTTCTGAAAAAATTGCATTAGGAAAATACTTAGATGGAGATATTTCACTTTTCTATGGAACTCACACTCATGTACAAACAGCAGATGAAAGAATATTAAATAATGGAACTGGATATATTTCAGATGTAGGGATGACAGGTTCACAAAATGGAGTTATAGGAACAAATTTAGAAACTATAATAAATAAATTTTTAACTTCATTACCACAAAAGTTTGAAGTTGCAGAAGGGGATGAACAACTGTGTGGAATAGAAGTGGAAATTGATGAAAAGACTGGAAAATGTCAAAAAATAAAAAGAATAAATTGGAGTGAAAATGAAGGTTTTAGAAGCTAAAATTATCTATGAAAGTGATGATTTAGAGAAATACAAGAAAATAATTTCAGATATATTCTATGATTTTGGAGTTACAGGCTTAAAAATAGAAGAGCCTATTTTAAATAAGGACCCTTTAAATTTCTATAAAGATGAGAAACAATTTTTAATATCTGAAAATTCAGTATCTGCTTATTTTCCATTGAATATTTACTCAGAAAAAAGAAAAAAAGTTTTAGAAGAAACTTTTGCTGAAAAGTTTTCAGAAGATGAAGATATAGTTTATAACTTAGATTTCTATGAATATGATGAGGAAGATTATCAAAATAGCTGGAAAAAATATTTATTTGTTGAAAAAGTCAGTGAAAAATTTGTTGTAAAACCTACTTGGAGAGAATATGAAAAGCAAGATAATGAACTTGTTATAGAACTTGACCCAGGTAGAGCCTTTGGAACAGGTTCACACCCCACAACTTCACTTCTGTTAAAGTTAATGGAAAAACAAGATTTTTCTAATAAATCTGTAATAGATATAGGTACAGGTTCTGGAATACTTATGATAGCAGGGAAATTTTTAGGAGCTGGTGAAGTCTATGGAACAGATATAGATGAATTTTCTATGGAAGTTGCTAAGGAAAATCTAATTTTAAATAATATTTCTTTAAATGATGTAAAACTTTTAAAAGGAAACTTACTTGAAGTTATTGAAAATAAGAAATTTGATATAGTTGTATGTAATATTTTGGCAGATGTTTTAGTAAAATTGCTTGATGAAATTAAATATATTTTAAAAGAAAATTCAATAGTCCTATTTTCTGGAATAATTGAAGATAAATTAAATGAAGTAGTAAGTAAGGCAGAAGATGTAGGACTTGAAGTGGTTGAAGTCAAGGCTGATAAAGAATGGAGAGCAGTGTACTTTAAAAGAAAATAAATTAGGAGATGAAAAATGAATAATATAATAGTTGCAATAGATGGACCAGCTGGAAGTGGAAAAAGTACAATAGCAAAAATTATAGCTAAAAAATTTAATTTTACATATATAGACACTGGTGCAATGTATAGAATGATAACTCTTTATCTTTTAGAAAATAATATAGATTTTGATGATTTAAAAGAGATAGAAAAAGTGTTAAATACTGTA includes the following:
- a CDS encoding coproporphyrinogen III oxidase; the encoded protein is MLIETNIEINLRSIEEFTRVMVSELLEDKINFEILIESNLIKIKVKSEKLNKNTEFSYIDLGNKIEDQVLTMCKISLLKLLDKKYDWGSLMGVRPTKVLRRLLINGCDYKEARKILKDFYLVTDEKINLMETVVKKELELLDKEHINLYIGIPFCPTKCKYCSFASYEINGGVGRFYNDFVEALLKEIQIVGDFLKTYSKKVSSIYFGGGTPSTLTEEDLEKVLKKLLENIDMTDVKEFTFEAGREDSLNIKKLEIMKKYSVDRISLNPQSFNLETLKRVNRRFNRENFDLIFKEAKKLEFIINMDLIIGLPKETTEEILETLSQLKDYDIDNLTIHCLAFKRASKLFKESQERNVIDRALIEKHIQKIVEEKSMKPYYMYRQKNIIEWGENIGYSKEGKESIFNIEMIEENQNTMALGGGGISKIVIEERNGIDYIERYVNPKDPALYIRELDKRCKEKIEMFRKEKI
- a CDS encoding ComEA family DNA-binding protein, translated to MKKLMLLLGIFSLFSLSLYSAPDLSNNDYKIIMSSQNMKDEKEELMDINKVSEQDMLARKVSKSYVSKIIEYREITGGFDKLEDMKRIKGIGDATYQKLSKVFKVGSEPNKKMLNINSANEITLKYYGFSKKEIKKIQKYLDKNDRITDNIEFQKIVNKKTYERLKDLINYDGGKR
- a CDS encoding Hsp33 family molecular chaperone HslO — encoded protein: MGRLIRGISKNARFFVADTTDVVQEALDIHKYDEYSMKIFGKFCTLASLMGATLKGDDKLTIRTDTDGYIKNIVVTSDANGNIKGYLVNTTDENFDSLGKGTMRIIKDMGLKEPYVAISNIDYSNLPNDISAFFYNSEQIPTVISLAVESTNDGKILCAGAFMVQLLPNADEDFITKLERKAEAIRPMNELMKGGMSLERIINLLYDDMDTEDDSLVEEYEILEEKEIKYNCDCNSERFQKGIMTLGKEELKHIFEEEKEIEAQCQFCGKKYKFTENDFEDILKK
- a CDS encoding GlyGly-CTERM sorting domain-containing protein (This protein contains a GlyGly-CTERM protein-sorting domain, as detected by TIGR03501. These domains are found at the C-terminus of secreted proteins in organisms that possess both rhombosortase, which is an intramembrane serine proteinase (see TIGR03902), and a type II secretion system (T2SS). In at least some cases, such as VesB from Vibrio cholerae, cleavage by rhombosortase is followed first by attachment of a glycerophosphoethanolamine-containing moiety, then by transport by the T2SS across the outer membrane and release into the medium in soluble form.); translated protein: MSIYIEAINFDGGTTFLIILFLLMLWWRYNRK
- a CDS encoding TIGR00282 family metallophosphoesterase yields the protein MKVLVVGDIVGRPGRNTLQVFLEKYKDNYDFIIVNGENSAAGFGITIKIADEFLSWGVDVISGGNHSWDKKEIYEYMDNSDRILRPANYPEGVSGKGYTILEDKKGNKIALISLQGRVFMSAVDCPFRTAKKLIDEISKTTKNIIVDFHAEATSEKIALGKYLDGDISLFYGTHTHVQTADERILNNGTGYISDVGMTGSQNGVIGTNLETIINKFLTSLPQKFEVAEGDEQLCGIEVEIDEKTGKCQKIKRINWSENEGFRS
- the prmA gene encoding 50S ribosomal protein L11 methyltransferase; this translates as MKVLEAKIIYESDDLEKYKKIISDIFYDFGVTGLKIEEPILNKDPLNFYKDEKQFLISENSVSAYFPLNIYSEKRKKVLEETFAEKFSEDEDIVYNLDFYEYDEEDYQNSWKKYLFVEKVSEKFVVKPTWREYEKQDNELVIELDPGRAFGTGSHPTTSLLLKLMEKQDFSNKSVIDIGTGSGILMIAGKFLGAGEVYGTDIDEFSMEVAKENLILNNISLNDVKLLKGNLLEVIENKKFDIVVCNILADVLVKLLDEIKYILKENSIVLFSGIIEDKLNEVVSKAEDVGLEVVEVKADKEWRAVYFKRK